Proteins encoded together in one Impatiens glandulifera chromosome 1, dImpGla2.1, whole genome shotgun sequence window:
- the LOC124919502 gene encoding uncharacterized protein LOC124919502 isoform X2: protein MALASILWGILQRPSISDIMMELFVFTIPLWIAVFIGVLVGWAWKPKWANLAGDGLDSSSFSMGFVSLPNLNSLKLQFPGFISWIVDTNESSSSSSAPNSDDSSSSSQVEGGGRKSCVVMEDDLRHLYQLVEEKDGGPDWIQMMDRSTARMSYQAWRRDPETGPPQYRSRTVYEDVSPEMVRDFFWDDDFRSKWDDMLLHSEILEEYPSNGAMVVQWIRKFPFFCSDREYIIGRRIWESEGTYYCITKGIPNSSVPRRDKPRRVDLYYSSWFIRAVESKKRGGDDRTACEVVLFHHEDMGIPWEIAKLGIRQGMWGAVKKIDPGLRAYLKERASSSDSPISSSVSLARVSTKVDSNYLGELQDSRMVGDGGSSEIETSGVDDSEKALGGNNIPRLLVVGGAIVLACSLDQGLLTKAVIFGVARRLARIGKRM from the exons ATGGCTTTGGCTTCTATTTTATGGGGGATCTTACAACGTCCGTCGATTTCTGATATTATGATGGAGCTCTTTGTGTTCACAATACCTCTATGGATAGCTGTCTTTATTGGGGTTTTGGTTGGGTGGGCATGGAAACCCAAATGGGCTAATTTGGCTGGAGATGGATTGGATTCATCATCTTTCTCAATGGGTTTCGTTTCATTACCAAACCTGAATTCTCTGAAATTACAGTTCCCTGGTTTCATCTCTTGGATTGTTGATACTAATGAGAGTTCATCGTCTTCTTCAGCCCCAAATTCTGATGACAG TAGTTCATCATCACAAGTGGAAGGAGGAGGAAGGAAATCATGTGTAGTTATGGAAGATGACTTGAGACATTTATACCAACTTGTTGAGGAGAAAGATGGGGGTCCGGATTGGATTCAGATGATGGATCGATCCACAGCGAGAATGAGTTACCAAGCTTGGCGTAGAGATCCTGAG ACTGGACCACCACAATATCGTAGTAGAACTGTTTACGAGGATGTCAGTCCAGAGATGGTGAGGGACTTCTTTTGGGACGACGATTTCCGAAGTAAGTGGGATGATATGCTTCTACATTCTGAAATTTTGGAGGAATATCCATCTAATGGAGCCATGGTGGTTCAATGGATACGCAAG TTTCCATTTTTCTGTAGTGATAGAGAATATATTATTGGGCGACGAATATGGGAATCTGAAGGAACATACTACTGTATTACAAAG GGTATACCTAACTCGAGTGTTCCAAGACGCGACAAACCAAGGCGAGTTGATTTGTATTACTCAAGCTGGTTCATCCGGGCAG TCGAGTCAAAAAAGAGAGGAGGCGATGATCGTACTGCATGTGAAGTGGTTTTGTTCCATCACGAGGACATGGGAATACCATGGGAAATCGCAAAGCTTGGCATAAGACAAGGTATGTGGGGAGCAGTTAAGAAGATTGACCCTGGTTTACGAGCATACCTTAAAGAAAGAGCATCATCATCGGATTCTCCAATCTCCAGTAGCGTTTCCTTGGCTAGGGTTTCAACCAAAGTAGACTCTAACTACCTCGGAGAGTTGCAAGACTCGAGAATGGTAGGAGATGGAGGTTCGTCGGAGATTGAAACAAGTGGCGTGGATGATTCGGAGAAGGCGTTGGGTGGGAACAATATTCCGAGGCTTCTTGTGGTTGGTGGAGCCATTGTTTTGGCTTGTAGCCTCGACCAAGGGCTGTTAACGAAAGCGGTTATATTTGGGGTTGCGAGAAGGTTAGCTAGAATTGGCAAAAGAATGTga
- the LOC124919502 gene encoding uncharacterized protein LOC124919502 isoform X1 — MALASILWGILQRPSISDIMMELFVFTIPLWIAVFIGVLVGWAWKPKWANLAGDGLDSSSFSMGFVSLPNLNSLKLQFPGFISWIVDTNESSSSSSAPNSDDSSSSSSQVEGGGRKSCVVMEDDLRHLYQLVEEKDGGPDWIQMMDRSTARMSYQAWRRDPETGPPQYRSRTVYEDVSPEMVRDFFWDDDFRSKWDDMLLHSEILEEYPSNGAMVVQWIRKFPFFCSDREYIIGRRIWESEGTYYCITKGIPNSSVPRRDKPRRVDLYYSSWFIRAVESKKRGGDDRTACEVVLFHHEDMGIPWEIAKLGIRQGMWGAVKKIDPGLRAYLKERASSSDSPISSSVSLARVSTKVDSNYLGELQDSRMVGDGGSSEIETSGVDDSEKALGGNNIPRLLVVGGAIVLACSLDQGLLTKAVIFGVARRLARIGKRM, encoded by the exons ATGGCTTTGGCTTCTATTTTATGGGGGATCTTACAACGTCCGTCGATTTCTGATATTATGATGGAGCTCTTTGTGTTCACAATACCTCTATGGATAGCTGTCTTTATTGGGGTTTTGGTTGGGTGGGCATGGAAACCCAAATGGGCTAATTTGGCTGGAGATGGATTGGATTCATCATCTTTCTCAATGGGTTTCGTTTCATTACCAAACCTGAATTCTCTGAAATTACAGTTCCCTGGTTTCATCTCTTGGATTGTTGATACTAATGAGAGTTCATCGTCTTCTTCAGCCCCAAATTCTGATGACAG TAGTAGTTCATCATCACAAGTGGAAGGAGGAGGAAGGAAATCATGTGTAGTTATGGAAGATGACTTGAGACATTTATACCAACTTGTTGAGGAGAAAGATGGGGGTCCGGATTGGATTCAGATGATGGATCGATCCACAGCGAGAATGAGTTACCAAGCTTGGCGTAGAGATCCTGAG ACTGGACCACCACAATATCGTAGTAGAACTGTTTACGAGGATGTCAGTCCAGAGATGGTGAGGGACTTCTTTTGGGACGACGATTTCCGAAGTAAGTGGGATGATATGCTTCTACATTCTGAAATTTTGGAGGAATATCCATCTAATGGAGCCATGGTGGTTCAATGGATACGCAAG TTTCCATTTTTCTGTAGTGATAGAGAATATATTATTGGGCGACGAATATGGGAATCTGAAGGAACATACTACTGTATTACAAAG GGTATACCTAACTCGAGTGTTCCAAGACGCGACAAACCAAGGCGAGTTGATTTGTATTACTCAAGCTGGTTCATCCGGGCAG TCGAGTCAAAAAAGAGAGGAGGCGATGATCGTACTGCATGTGAAGTGGTTTTGTTCCATCACGAGGACATGGGAATACCATGGGAAATCGCAAAGCTTGGCATAAGACAAGGTATGTGGGGAGCAGTTAAGAAGATTGACCCTGGTTTACGAGCATACCTTAAAGAAAGAGCATCATCATCGGATTCTCCAATCTCCAGTAGCGTTTCCTTGGCTAGGGTTTCAACCAAAGTAGACTCTAACTACCTCGGAGAGTTGCAAGACTCGAGAATGGTAGGAGATGGAGGTTCGTCGGAGATTGAAACAAGTGGCGTGGATGATTCGGAGAAGGCGTTGGGTGGGAACAATATTCCGAGGCTTCTTGTGGTTGGTGGAGCCATTGTTTTGGCTTGTAGCCTCGACCAAGGGCTGTTAACGAAAGCGGTTATATTTGGGGTTGCGAGAAGGTTAGCTAGAATTGGCAAAAGAATGTga
- the LOC124919503 gene encoding pyruvate dehydrogenase E1 component subunit alpha-3, chloroplastic-like — translation MSSSSSAIINTIHSIPRNFESPSVRTFSPFLGSTAKFRQTHSLTSITRKCSVVAVSDAVKLKEPKLKSSSSNLLITKDEGLELYEDMVLGRAFEDMCAQMYYRGKMFGFVHLYNGQEAVSTGFIKLLTQKDTVVSTYRDHVHALSKGVPSRAVMSELFGKTTGCCRGQGGSMHMFSKEHNVLGGFAFIGEGIPVATGAAFTSKYKREVLQEKDADQVTLAFFGDGTCNNGQFFECLNMAALWKLPIVFVVENNLWAIGMSHLRSTSDPEIWKKGPAFGMPGVHVDGMDVLKVREVAKEAIGRARRGEGPTLVECETYRFRGHSLADPDELRDPAEKARYATRDPITALKKYMIENKLSNEAELKVIDKKIDELLEEAVEFAEASPLPQRSQLLENVFADPKGFGIGPDGRYRCEDPKFTEGTAHV, via the exons ATGTCTTCGTCTTCCTCCGCCATCATCAACACCATTCACTCCATCCCGCGTAATTTTGAATCACCCTCCGTCAGAACCTTCTCTCCATTTCTCGGATCTACAGCTAAATTCCGTCAGACCCATTCCCTAACTTCAATCACCCGGAAATGTTCTGTCGTCGCAGTTTCAGATGCAGTCAAACTGAAGGAGCCGAAGCTCAAATCATCTTCCTCCAATCTG cTAATCACGAAAGATGAAGGATTGGAACTCTATGAGGATATGGTACTCGGCAGGGCATTCGAAGACATGTGTGCTCAGATGTATTACAGAGGCAAAATGTTCGGATTCGTCCACCTTTATAACGGACAAGAAGCTGTTTCAACTGGGTTCATCAAACTCCTCACTCAGAAGGATACTGTTGTCAGTACATACCGTGACCATGTTCATGCCCTGAGTAAAGGCGTGCCTTCTCGTGCTGTCATGAGTGAGTTATTCGGGAAGACCACTGGCTGCTGCCGTGGACAAGGAGGATCCATGCATATGTTCTCAAAGGAACATAATGTTCTTGGTGGGTTTGCCTTCATTGGTGAAGGAATTCCTGTAGCCACTGGTGCTGCTTTCACTTCAAAGTACAAGAGAGAGGTGTTACAAGAGAAGGATGCGGATCAGGTTACATTAGCCTTCTTTGGAGATGGTACTTGTAACAATGGTCAATTCTTTGAGTGCTTGAATATGGCGGCTTTGTGGAAATTGCCAATTGTGTTTGTGGTGGAGAACAACTTATGGGCGATAGGTATGTCACATCTGAGATCTACTTCTGATCCTGAGATTTGGAAGAAGGGTCCTGCATTTGGGATGCCTGGTGTTCATGTGGATGGTATGGATGTGTTGAAAGTGAGAGAGGTGGCCAAAGAAGCCATCGGACGGGCCAGAAGAGGAGAAGGGCCGACTTTGGTTGAATGTGAAACTTACAGATTTAGAGGACACTCTTTGGCAGATCCTGATGAACTTCGTGACCCTG CTGAGAAGGCTCGTTACGCAACAAGAGATCCCATCACAGCCTTGAAGAAGTACATGATCGAGAACAAGCTCTCCAACGAAGCTGAGTTAAAAGTCATTGATAAAAAGATTGATGAGCTACTTGAAGAAGCAGTTGAATTTGCTGAGGCAAGCCCTCTTCCACAAAGGAGCCAACTTCTGGAAAATGTATTTGCTGATCCAAAAGGTTTTGGTATTGGCCCTGATGGTAGATATCGATGCGAAGATCCAAAATTCACAGAAGGAACAGCTCATGTCTGA